A window of Tatumella citrea genomic DNA:
AGAATTTAATTTTGCCTGCGACCCTCATGCTGCAGAAGTGGTACTGGCGGCCGGAGTACCACTGACGTTGTTCGGGCTGGATGTGACTTCAAAGGCTTTATTAACCGCACCGCGCATCGAAGCGTTACGCCAATCGGATTCAGCGTCCTGTCAGCTGGCAGCTGTGATGCTGGCAGATTACGGTGCCGCAGATCCTTGTCTGCATGATCCTTGTGTGATTGCCGGGCTGTTGGACCCTGACTGTTTTACGGGGATTATGGCACTGGTTAGTGTCGACTGTACTCCCGGCATTAACTACGGGCGAAGTGTCGGCTTTGTCAGTGAACGGCATCTGGCCGGACGCCAGCCCAATGCGAAAGTTATTACCGGGGTCGATGATCAACGACTGTTCCGGATGCTGATGGAATTGCTCAGCCACTGAATGCACCGTAATTGATCCTCGTTTGATTTATTCTAATTTGACGCTGTGCTTTGCCATACTTTTTCTAATCCGATGTCTCAGGCATGGCGTCTTTTATTAACAATAACCCTTCCTTTAAGTTCGTAGATATACTAAATATTACCCGGTTAAACAGTGTTTAAATCTATATTTTACTGATTACCTGGTTTATTTATCTGCAATTATTTATGCACTATGTCGGTGCATCACCCTGTTTCGCCATTATTTTGCTTATAGTTAATTTTGCCTTTCGGTGGTAAGTTTTTTGCTAAGGATAACGTTTGCGTTGCGACAGATAACCGTGGCGGCCTGACAGCTCAGGGTAAAACCCTTACTTATCAACGGGACAGTTATGACTCAGCACACACCTTTGTTTGAACAGCATCAGGCCTGCGGGGCCAGAATGGTGGATTTTCACGGCTGGATGATGCCTTTGCATTACGGTTCTCAGATTGATGAACACCAGGCCGTACGCCACGATGCCGGAATGTTCGACGTTTCACATATGACCATAGTGGATATTACCGGGCCGCGCAGCCGCGAATTTCTCCGTTATCTGCTGGCAAATGATGTCGCCAGACTCACTACACCCGGCAAAGCTTTATACAGCGCGATGCTGAATGCTTCCGGTGGCGTTATTGATGACTTAATTGTCTATTTTCTTTCAGAAGAGTATTTCCGGCTGGTGGTCAATTCTGCTACCAGAGAGAAAGATCTCGCCTGGATAACGGAACATGCCAGTGCATTTGAGGTGCAGTTACAGGAACGCAGTGAACTGGCTCTGATAGCAGTGCAGGGGCCACAGGCACAGCAAAAGGCGCGCACGCTGTTTACTGACAGCCAGCGCCAGCAAACTGAAGGAATGGCGCCGTTTTACGGAGTTCAGAGCGGTGATCTGTTTATTGCTACCACCGGATACACCGGGGAAGCTGGCTATGAAATTGCGTTACCTGCCGCTCAGGCAGCAGATTTCTGGCAGCAGTTGCTTAACGCAGGAGTGAAACCGGCCGGTCTCGGAGCCCGCGATACTCTGCGACTGGAGGCGGGTATGAACCTGTATGGTCAGGAAATGGATGAGTCAGTATCTCCACTGGCGGCCAATATGGGCTGGACCATCGCCTGGCAACCGGAAGATCGTCAGTTTATCGGACGTGAAGCTCTGGAACAGCAACGCAGGACTGGCACAGAAAAACTGGTCGGACTGGTGCTGAAAGAAAAAGGTGTATTGCGAAATGAGCTACCGGTGCTGTTTACTGACAGTGACGGTGTACAGCAGCAAGGGATCATTACCAGCGGTTCGTTTTCGCCCACCCTGGGCTGCGGTATTGCCCTGGCCCGTGTCCCTGCCTCTGTCGGTGATACTGCTGTGGTACAAATTCGCCAGCGCGAGATGCCGGTCACCGTTACCCGGCCGGTTTTCGTTCGTGCCGGCAAACCTTTGGTATAAAAAATAATTTCAGGAGATAACCCCAATGAGCAATGTTCCGGCTGAACTGAAATACCGTGAAAGTCACGAGTGGGTACGTTTTGAAGATGATGGCAGTGTAACCGTCGGAATTACCGAACATGCCCAGGAGCTGTTGGGTGACATGGTGTTTGTTGACCTGCCAGAAACTGGCGCACAACTGCAACAGGGTGATGACTGTGCTGTTGCCGAATCGGTAAAAGCGGCTTCCGATATCTATGCACCGCTGAATGGTGAAGTTATTGCGGTTAATGAAGCGCTGGCCGAAAACCCGGAACTGGTGAACAGTGACCCTTACAACGCTGGCTGGTTATTCAAATTACAACCGGCCGGAGGAGAAGATGGCCTGCTGGATGCAGCAGCCTATAAAGCCGCGATTGACGAATAACTGCCAGACCCCGGCTGCACAGTCTGTAGCCGGAATGACCTGAAACGGCAGTTGCCAGTGCTGCTGCCGTATTAATTCCAGCCAGATTCAGGATGCACAGCGAATGACCCGGACTCTCAGCCAGCTTGAAAACCAGAATGACTTTATCTCCCGCCATATTGGCCCGACCGAAAAGCAGCAGCAAACTATGCTACAAAGCATTGGTGCAGACAGCTTACCGGCACTGATTAATGCGATTGTTCCGCAGTCAATTCGTCTGCCTGAACTGCCGGCGACAGGTGAAGCGGTCACTGAGCAGCAGGCTCTGGCTGAGCTGAAGGCTATTGCCGGAAAAAACAAGTTATACAAATCCTGGATAGGTATGGGTTACAGTGCAGTTATTACTCCGCCGGTTATCCTGCGTAATCTGCTGGAAAATCCGGGCTGGTATACGGCTTATACTCCCTATCAGCCGGAAGTTTCTCAGGGCCGACTGGAAGCACTGCTTAATTTCCAGCAACTGACACTCGATTTGACCGGGATGGATATCGCCTCGGCCTCGTTGCTGGATGAGGCGACCGCTGCTGCTGAAGCGATGGCAATGGCAAAACGCGTCAGTAAGCTGAAAAATGCCAATAAGTTTTTTGTTGCCGACGATATTCATCCGCAAACTCTCGATGTGGTGCGTACCCGTGCCGAAACCTTTGGTTTTGAACTGATCATTGATGCGGCAGAACGTGCTGCTGACCATCAGGATCTGTTCGGTGTGTTGCTGCAGTATTGCGGTACCCGTGGCCACCTGCATGACTATCGTGAAATCATCGCGCAACTGAAGCAACGCAAAGTGATCGTCAGTGTCGCGGCCGATTTTATGGCACTGGTATTACTGACCTCACCAGGTGCTCAGGGCGCAGACATTGTGTTTGGATCATCACAACGGTTTGGTGTGCCTATGGGCTACGGCGGGCCACATGCGGCGTTCTTCGCCAGCCGTGACGAGCACAAACGTGCAATGCCCGGCAGGATTATCGGGGTATCACGGGATGTTAGCGGTAATCAGGCATTGCGTATGGCGATGCAGACCCGTGAGCAACATATCCGCCGGGAAAAAGCTAACTCCAACATCTGTACCTCTCAGGTATTGCTGGCCAATATTGCCGGTATGTATGCAGTCTGGCATGGTCCGCAGGGCCTGAAAACTATTGCTGAACGTATTCACCGCATGACCGATATTCTGGCGGCAGCGTTGCAGCAACGAGGCGTGAAAATTCGTAATCATCAGTGGTTTGATACCCTGATGGTTGAAGTGAAAGATAAAGCGGCAGTGCTGCAGCGTGCGGCTGAGCACCGGGTTAATTTACGTACCGATCTGCATCAGGCGGTCGGAATCACTCTGGATGAAACAACCGCCCGCGAAGACCTGCAAGCCCTGGTTACGATTATTACCGGTGACACTGCGCCAGTGGATATCGATAGCCTGGATCAGTCGCTGGCTACTGAGAGCCATTCGATCCCGCAGGCGTTATACCGCAACGATGCGATCCTCACTCATCCGGTGTTTAACCGTTATCACAGCGAAACGGAAATGATGCGTTACCTGCACCGGCTGGAGAAAAAAGATCTGGCATTGAATCAGGCCATGATCCCGCTCGGTTCCTGCACCATGAAACTCAATGCTGTCGCAGAAATGCTGCCGGTTACCTGGCCGGAGTTTGCGGGGTTACATCCGTTCTGCCCGACTTCTCAGGCGGCAGGTTATCTGCAGATGATTGATATGTTGTCACGCTGGCTGGTGCAACTGACGGGTTATGATGCTCTCTGTATGCAGCCAAATTCCGGTGCGCAGGGAGAATACGCAGGCCTGCTGGCTATCCGTCGTTATCATGAAAGTCGTCAGCAGCCGGAACGCAATATCTGTCTGATTCCTGCATCTGCCCACGGTACCAATCCTGCCTCAGCTCAGATGGCCGGTATGGAAGTCGTGGTTGTGGCCTGTGATAAACAGGGGAATATTGATCTTGATGATCTTCGTCTGAAAGCCGAGCAGGCGGGTGAACAGCTATCCTGCATTATGGTTACTTACCCGTCAACCCACGGAGTTTATGAAGCCACAATCGGTGAAGTCTGCCAGATTGTTCATCAGCACGGAGGTCAGGTTTATCTGGATGGTGCCAATATGAATGCCCAGGTCGGGCTGACCTCTCCCGGATTTATTGGTGCCGATGTATCACACCTGAATCTGCACAAAACCTTCTGCATTCCACATGGCGGCGGCGGACCGGGAATGGGACCAATTGGCGTAAAAGCCCACCTGGCACCGTTTGTTCCCGGGCACAGTGTGGTTCAACTGGACGGCGTTCTGACCCGTGAAGGCGCAGTTTCAGCAGCACCCTTTGGCAGTGCCTCTATTCTGCCTATCAGCTGGATGTATATCCGGATGATGGGGGCGGAAGGTTTGCGTCAGGCAAGCTCAGTGGCGATTCTCAATGCTAACTATATCGCCCGTCGTCTGAGTGACGCTTATCCGATCCTTTATACCGGTGCAGACGGGCACGTGGCGCATGAATGTATTCTGGATATTCGCCCGCTGAAAGAACAGACAGGGATCAGTGAAATGGATATTGCCAAACGGCTGATTGACTATGGTTTCCATGCACCGACCATGTCGTTCCCGGTGGCGGGAACCCTGATGGTGGAACCCACAGAGTCAGAAAGTCAGCAGGAACTGGACCGGTTTATTGCAGCAATGCTGGCAATCCGCAGCGAAATTGACAAAGTAGCCGCAGGTGAATGGCCGGCGAACGATAATCCGCTGGTGAATGCTCCACATACCCAGCAGGAAATCACAGGGGAATGGCAACACAGTTATACCCGTGAACAGGCAGTTTTCCCTGCCGGCAGCGAGGACAAATACTGGCCGACCGTTAAACGACTGGATGACGTATACGGCGATCGCAATCTGTTCTGCTCCTGTGTACCGATCAGCGATTATCAGGCACAGTAAACAGAATATTGCCGTCATACAGTTCGGGTAAAGTAAACACCGCGGCTCTTTGCAGAGACCGCGGTTTTTTTATATGTCGATGGAGAAACCGATGAAGCAGCTGACAACCGCGCGCCTGACCGGCCGCCGGCTAACCAGAAATGACTGGTCCTTTTTCTGCCATCTGTATCAGGACCGGCAGGTTATGCGCTTTATCACCGATCCATTGAGTGAAGCGGAAATCCGTGAGCGGTTTACTCTTCGTCTGGCTGACTGGGATCGCCACAGTAGCCACTGGCTTTGTCTGTTACTGAGTGAAGGTGAACAGGGTAGGCCGGTAGGCCTTACTGGCAGGTGTATGACTGACCCCGGGATAGCTGAGGCAGGTTTTATTCTGAGCCGGGAAGGTCAGGGTAAAGGCTATGGCAGTGAGTCACTGCATGCACTGAGCAGCGCATTTTTTGGCGGCGGCTATGGCCACCGGCTGTTCTGTCGGGTAACTGAGGGTAATACCCCCTGTGTTCGTCTGATGGAGCGGTGTGGATTTCACTATGAGGGATGTTTAAGACAAAGTTTTTGGCTTGACGGCGGGTGGCGTAATGACCTGTTGTTCTCGCGGTTAAGCAGTGATCCAAAAGTCCCTGAAACAGCTGCCGGACGCTGGTCAGTCTGAACTAAAATATGCGGGGCTGTGGAGAAACGGCCTCTTTGTGAAGCTGGTTACAGCCATTCACAAATTTATTTCAGCTTACAACTGTACACTGAAAATTTTCTTCGCTACGCTGTGGGGGATTTATCAGGAATCTGGCATTAATTCAGGAAGCATTCGATGACAAAACACCGTTTTTTTCCGAAAGGATATTCCGTCGCTGAAGAGGTTGCAAACAGCGTCAGCCACGGATTGGGATGTATATTCGGAATTGTCGGGCTGGTATTGTTACTGACCCGGGCGATTAACACCCATGCCGGCGCGATGACGATTACCAGTTACAGTCTGTATGGTGGCAGTATGATCCTGCTTTTCCTGGCATCCACCCTCTATCATGCGATTCCCTCACCCGAAGCTAAGCCGTGGCTGAAAAAATTTGACCACTGCGCGATTTATCTGTTGATTGCCGGGACCTATACCCCGTTTCTGCTGGTAGGGCTGAAATCCCCGCTGGCTTACGGATTAATGGTGGTCATCTGGTTGCTGGCACTGGCGGGGATTATTTTTAAACTGGGGTTTGCTCACCGTTTCAAAATTGTCTCGGTAGTGACCTATCTGCTGATGGGCTGGTTATCGCTGGTGGTGATTTACCAGATGGCGACCCGGCTGTCAGCGGCCTGCGTTTGGTTACTGGCAATCGGTGGGATTGTTTATTCGCTGGGGGTTATTTTTTATGTCTCGCGGCGTATTCCGTTTAATCATGCTATCTGGCACGGCTTTGTGCTGGGGGGCGCAATCTGCCATTTCTGCGCAATCTACTTTTACGTTCGCTAAACGCCAGTAGTCCGGCAGTGCCTGATTCAGGCACTGCCGGTAACGGTCAGTCAGCTTCTGCCAGAGAGTAGGGCAGTGGCTGAACGTTGAGCACCGCACCTTCATCCCCTTCCGGACGCAGTACTGCGTCGCTTTCCAGGTCATTATTCAGTACGGCCTGCAGTGACAGTTCACCGTTACTCAGCCTGACAGCAGCCAGTACGGTGCCGGTACGACGCCATTTATCGCCCATCTGCAATTCCAGCGAATCTCCGGCAACCGGGATTTTTTCACTGTTGCCACGCAGCCAGTAAAGCGCACGCTTATTGGCCCCGCGATATTTAGCCCGGGCAACCATTTCCTGACCGGTATAACAGCCCTTTTTAAAGCTGATGGCATTGAGAGCCTGAAGATTGGTCGCCTGAGGAATAAATTCGTCGCTGACTGCGGTATCAATCAGTGGCTCTCCGGCCGCAATATTCAGTGCCAGCCACTGCTGGCTGTCAGCAGACTGTGCGCTGTTCAGTGCATGACGTAATGCCGTAGTTTCTGGTTCAGCGGCGATAACCAGAAAACGTTCTTCCGGTAATGGCAGCCAGAGCAGCAGGGTGTTATCAGCCTGCACACGTGGATTTTCACTGTCCGGCAACTGAGCAAAGATTCCGGCCAGTGCATCACGGGCGCCACTGCCAGCCACACCGGTCAGCAGGCGGCTGTCGTCTGCAGCAAGAGTCACTTTGGAAAATACCGCATACTTTTTCAGCTCGGTCAGCTGTTGTTCACGAACCTGGCGGCGTAACAGATAGCCGTAATCCTGCAGATCATGGAACAGTCGCAGGTTGCTCCACATTTTTCCTTTCGCATCACAATGCGCGGCCAGACGGTGATTATTCTCCTCAAGCGCTGCAACATCCAGCGTGAGCTGACCCTGCAGGTAACTGGTGCTGTCAGGTCCGCGGGCAGTAACCAGAGCCCAGTCGTCGAGTGCAATAACGGTCAGTGGCAGAGCCTCTGCCGGTGCCGGGTATGAAAGAGTATTTGCGGGCATAAGAAGATCCTGTGGCTGAATCTGAAGTGTCAGTGCGGCAGAACCGGCGCATGGCCGTTTTCCTGCACCGACGATAAAATTGGCCTGTGTCTGCGCATTATTCACCAAAGCTGCTCTGCTGAAAAGGGCACAACCACACCACAAATGCGCACTGTTGGCGATTTGCCCGGCTCCAGAGAGCAATCTGGTCAATTCAGTCCCGGGATATGCAACCTTGTTGAACACTGACACTCAGTCGGGCTGCTGAGAACAGAGGAGAAAACAGGGTTTGGTTCAGATTTGCCACCGACTGACTGCAGCGCAGTACGCAATTTTTAACGCCGCTAGCCGGGGAGTGTCGCAAGCGGCGGGCTAACCGGGGTAAACTGTCCGCCTGTCGGTTAACAGCACAGGATAAATAATGCCGAACACTACCTCCCCGGGAATTGAAGATAAATCCCGCGTTCAGTGGGCTTGCCGCCGTGGCATGCTGGAACTGGATATCGCGATTATGCCATTCTTTAAATACGAATATGACTCGCTCAGTGACCACGATAAGCAGTGTTTTATTAACCTGTTGCGTGCCGATGACCCTGATTTATTTAACTGGATGATGGAACATGGCGAACCGGCAGATCCTGAACTGAAACGGATGGTTAATCTGATTCGTGAACGCAATGCACAACGCGGCCCGGTGGCACTCTGAGCTGACAGCATCACGAATGGCAGGGCGAATACAATGGCTGATACAGTTTCTGCTGTTAGTGGCTCTGCTCTGTTCGCCCTGGCCGTTGCTGTGGTCACCACTAAAGCTGCTTTCCTTCCTGCTGGTATGGCAGGAAGGCAAGCAGGCCCGCCGGCGATTTTCCGGGCGTTGCGGAAAAATAGAGCTGGATAACCAGGGGATCTGGTACTGGCAACAGCAACGCTGGAGAACGGTCAGAAATCCGGGCTGGCTGCCCTGGGCAGTATTACTGACGCTGGAAAACGAACAATGCCAGCGGATGAAGTTCTGGCTGATAAAGGATGCAATGCCTGAAGCTGACTGGCGTGGTCTGCGAATGCACTGGTTTTATTGCTGCAGATTACCCTGCTGACCGGCAGCAGGGGGTTATCCGGTGGGGCTGGTGTCTGTGCCGCACTGACATCTGTATCGTAACGACAACGGTGCATTACCGGCAGCTGCACTGGCAAGCGTACGGTATTAACAACCGCTGTGTTGGTATTTGCCCTGTAAAACTTAGCCACAAACGCAGCGGTTAATCTTAACTGCAAATCACTTTGCCACTGCAACAACCAGGATGACTGATAAATTTACAGCAGGGCCGACATTTCGGTCAGAATCTGTTCGCACCACTGCTCAATCCGTTCATCGGTCAGTTCAAACTGATTTACATCATCCAGTGCCAGGCCGACAAACTGATTGCCCCCCGGTAATACCGCCTTCTGGCTGATAAATTCAAAACCCGCGGTTGGCCAGTAGCCGACAAAACGAACGCCCATCGGTTGCAGCAAATCATGCAACATACCCAGAGCATCCAGGAACCATTCGCTGTAACCAATCTGATCACCCATTCCGTACAGCGCCACAATTTTTCCCTGCAGTTGTAGGTCTGGCAACATAGGCCAGATGGCTTCCCAGTCTTCCTGTAACTCACCAAAATCCCAGGTCGGGATCCCCATAATCAGCAGATCATAATGCTGCATGGATTCGGTGGTTCCGTCTTTTACATTGTGCAAAGTGACCAAATCAGCGCCGATAAAATCGCGGATTTTTTCCGCCACTATTTCGGTATAGCAGGTACTGGAACCGTAGAATAATCCGATTTTCATGCCGTTATTTGCTCTGTTGATCGAAAACTGCGGCGTATGGTAGCAGAGAATGGCGTTAAAGGCGCTGGCGTTATCCTGCTAACCCGCTGGAAATCTGCTGTCATTGATATCTGATGCAGGTTGTCAGGGAAAACGACATCTGTAACTCTCTTCAGACGACGTCTGAACGGGGAATGGGGGGCCACCCCCGGCTAAACAGGGCAGTCAGCACCGCCAGGGCTGCCGGAGATTCTCTTAGCCATCACCGTACCATTTCAGGCATAATGACCGGGCGGTGATAAAACCGCCGGCTAAACCGTGATTAGCTGTGTTGTGAAAAAAGGAGGCAGGGTGCAGGAACAACAGCAACATGATGAAAATCTCAGCAAAATCGAGCTGTTTCTCGACACGCTGTGGATTGAACGTAATCTGGCACAAAATACTCTTTCCTCTTACCGCCAGGATCTGCATCAGCTGACCGACTGGCTGGCGGCACAGCAGCTTTCGTTACTGGATGTGACGGCAGAAGATTTACAGAGTTTCCTTGCCGAACGGCTGGAAGGTGGCTATAAAGCCAGCAGTTCGGCCAGGCAGCTCAGTGCAATGCGTCGCTTGTTTCAGTATCTGTACCGGGAAAAGCAGCGCAGTGATGACCCCAGTGCGGTACTTTCATCGCCTAAACTGCCCCAGCGGTTACCTAAAGACCTCAGCGAATCACAGATTGAACGGCTGCTACAGGCCCCTTCGACAGAAATTCCTCTGGAATTACGTGATAAAGCCATGCTGGAGTTACTCTACGCGACCGGATTGCGGGTCTCTGAGCTGGTGGGCTTATCGGTCAGTGATATCAGCCTGCGTCAGGGGGTGGTCCGGGTTATCGGTAAAGGTGATAAAGAACGGCTGGTGCCGCTGGGAGAAGAGGCGGTGTACTGGCTGGAACAATATCTGGAATATGGCCGTCCCTGGCTGACCAACGGTCAGTCGCTGGATGTCATGTTCCCCAGTAACCGTGCTCAGCAGATGACACGACAGACCTTCTGGCACCGGATAAAGCACTACGCAGTGCTGGCCGGTATCGACAGTGAAAAGTTGTCACCGCACGTATTGCGCCATGCATTTGCCACGCATCTGCTAAATCACGGTGCTGATTTGCGGGTAGTACAAATGCTGCTCGGTCACAGCGATCTGTCGACCACTCAGATCTATACTCATGTAGCCAACGAAAGGCTACGACAGTTACATCAACAGCATCATCCCCGGGGCTGAACCGGCGGATGAAAAGGACTGAATGTTCATGAAAAAAACGCTTTTAGCAGTGACCCTGTTGTGGTCA
This region includes:
- the gcvT gene encoding glycine cleavage system aminomethyltransferase GcvT, with translation MTQHTPLFEQHQACGARMVDFHGWMMPLHYGSQIDEHQAVRHDAGMFDVSHMTIVDITGPRSREFLRYLLANDVARLTTPGKALYSAMLNASGGVIDDLIVYFLSEEYFRLVVNSATREKDLAWITEHASAFEVQLQERSELALIAVQGPQAQQKARTLFTDSQRQQTEGMAPFYGVQSGDLFIATTGYTGEAGYEIALPAAQAADFWQQLLNAGVKPAGLGARDTLRLEAGMNLYGQEMDESVSPLAANMGWTIAWQPEDRQFIGREALEQQRRTGTEKLVGLVLKEKGVLRNELPVLFTDSDGVQQQGIITSGSFSPTLGCGIALARVPASVGDTAVVQIRQREMPVTVTRPVFVRAGKPLV
- the gcvH gene encoding glycine cleavage system protein GcvH, which encodes MSNVPAELKYRESHEWVRFEDDGSVTVGITEHAQELLGDMVFVDLPETGAQLQQGDDCAVAESVKAASDIYAPLNGEVIAVNEALAENPELVNSDPYNAGWLFKLQPAGGEDGLLDAAAYKAAIDE
- the gcvP gene encoding aminomethyl-transferring glycine dehydrogenase yields the protein MTRTLSQLENQNDFISRHIGPTEKQQQTMLQSIGADSLPALINAIVPQSIRLPELPATGEAVTEQQALAELKAIAGKNKLYKSWIGMGYSAVITPPVILRNLLENPGWYTAYTPYQPEVSQGRLEALLNFQQLTLDLTGMDIASASLLDEATAAAEAMAMAKRVSKLKNANKFFVADDIHPQTLDVVRTRAETFGFELIIDAAERAADHQDLFGVLLQYCGTRGHLHDYREIIAQLKQRKVIVSVAADFMALVLLTSPGAQGADIVFGSSQRFGVPMGYGGPHAAFFASRDEHKRAMPGRIIGVSRDVSGNQALRMAMQTREQHIRREKANSNICTSQVLLANIAGMYAVWHGPQGLKTIAERIHRMTDILAAALQQRGVKIRNHQWFDTLMVEVKDKAAVLQRAAEHRVNLRTDLHQAVGITLDETTAREDLQALVTIITGDTAPVDIDSLDQSLATESHSIPQALYRNDAILTHPVFNRYHSETEMMRYLHRLEKKDLALNQAMIPLGSCTMKLNAVAEMLPVTWPEFAGLHPFCPTSQAAGYLQMIDMLSRWLVQLTGYDALCMQPNSGAQGEYAGLLAIRRYHESRQQPERNICLIPASAHGTNPASAQMAGMEVVVVACDKQGNIDLDDLRLKAEQAGEQLSCIMVTYPSTHGVYEATIGEVCQIVHQHGGQVYLDGANMNAQVGLTSPGFIGADVSHLNLHKTFCIPHGGGGPGMGPIGVKAHLAPFVPGHSVVQLDGVLTREGAVSAAPFGSASILPISWMYIRMMGAEGLRQASSVAILNANYIARRLSDAYPILYTGADGHVAHECILDIRPLKEQTGISEMDIAKRLIDYGFHAPTMSFPVAGTLMVEPTESESQQELDRFIAAMLAIRSEIDKVAAGEWPANDNPLVNAPHTQQEITGEWQHSYTREQAVFPAGSEDKYWPTVKRLDDVYGDRNLFCSCVPISDYQAQ
- a CDS encoding GNAT family N-acetyltransferase, which gives rise to MKQLTTARLTGRRLTRNDWSFFCHLYQDRQVMRFITDPLSEAEIRERFTLRLADWDRHSSHWLCLLLSEGEQGRPVGLTGRCMTDPGIAEAGFILSREGQGKGYGSESLHALSSAFFGGGYGHRLFCRVTEGNTPCVRLMERCGFHYEGCLRQSFWLDGGWRNDLLFSRLSSDPKVPETAAGRWSV
- the trhA gene encoding PAQR family membrane homeostasis protein TrhA, whose amino-acid sequence is MTKHRFFPKGYSVAEEVANSVSHGLGCIFGIVGLVLLLTRAINTHAGAMTITSYSLYGGSMILLFLASTLYHAIPSPEAKPWLKKFDHCAIYLLIAGTYTPFLLVGLKSPLAYGLMVVIWLLALAGIIFKLGFAHRFKIVSVVTYLLMGWLSLVVIYQMATRLSAACVWLLAIGGIVYSLGVIFYVSRRIPFNHAIWHGFVLGGAICHFCAIYFYVR
- the ygfZ gene encoding tRNA-modifying protein YgfZ, giving the protein MPANTLSYPAPAEALPLTVIALDDWALVTARGPDSTSYLQGQLTLDVAALEENNHRLAAHCDAKGKMWSNLRLFHDLQDYGYLLRRQVREQQLTELKKYAVFSKVTLAADDSRLLTGVAGSGARDALAGIFAQLPDSENPRVQADNTLLLWLPLPEERFLVIAAEPETTALRHALNSAQSADSQQWLALNIAAGEPLIDTAVSDEFIPQATNLQALNAISFKKGCYTGQEMVARAKYRGANKRALYWLRGNSEKIPVAGDSLELQMGDKWRRTGTVLAAVRLSNGELSLQAVLNNDLESDAVLRPEGDEGAVLNVQPLPYSLAEAD
- the sdhE gene encoding FAD assembly factor SdhE, translated to MPNTTSPGIEDKSRVQWACRRGMLELDIAIMPFFKYEYDSLSDHDKQCFINLLRADDPDLFNWMMEHGEPADPELKRMVNLIRERNAQRGPVAL
- a CDS encoding protein YgfX — protein: MAGRIQWLIQFLLLVALLCSPWPLLWSPLKLLSFLLVWQEGKQARRRFSGRCGKIELDNQGIWYWQQQRWRTVRNPGWLPWAVLLTLENEQCQRMKFWLIKDAMPEADWRGLRMHWFYCCRLPC
- the fldB gene encoding flavodoxin FldB; the protein is MKIGLFYGSSTCYTEIVAEKIRDFIGADLVTLHNVKDGTTESMQHYDLLIMGIPTWDFGELQEDWEAIWPMLPDLQLQGKIVALYGMGDQIGYSEWFLDALGMLHDLLQPMGVRFVGYWPTAGFEFISQKAVLPGGNQFVGLALDDVNQFELTDERIEQWCEQILTEMSALL
- the xerD gene encoding site-specific tyrosine recombinase XerD, translated to MQEQQQHDENLSKIELFLDTLWIERNLAQNTLSSYRQDLHQLTDWLAAQQLSLLDVTAEDLQSFLAERLEGGYKASSSARQLSAMRRLFQYLYREKQRSDDPSAVLSSPKLPQRLPKDLSESQIERLLQAPSTEIPLELRDKAMLELLYATGLRVSELVGLSVSDISLRQGVVRVIGKGDKERLVPLGEEAVYWLEQYLEYGRPWLTNGQSLDVMFPSNRAQQMTRQTFWHRIKHYAVLAGIDSEKLSPHVLRHAFATHLLNHGADLRVVQMLLGHSDLSTTQIYTHVANERLRQLHQQHHPRG